A DNA window from Penaeus vannamei isolate JL-2024 chromosome 5, ASM4276789v1, whole genome shotgun sequence contains the following coding sequences:
- the LOC138861817 gene encoding probable serine/threonine-protein kinase clkA — translation MRLIKCLRKIKRIAQMKLPFLRESARVNIMASQQHQQLQQLQENNYNSNSNYRNKYNNNYKNYSNKYIYNYNILTSNNNNNNQNNYNYKNNYYSYKNYNNYNNYKNYNNNNNCNNSNKLQQLQQHNNYNYKNKYNNYSNCNKTNYKNNNNKNKYYNNNCNNYNNNKNYINNKTNTSTYHNEID, via the exons ATGAGACTGATCAAGTGCCTGCGGAAAATTAAGCGCATCGCACAAATGAAGCTTCCGTTCCTGAGAGAATCCGCCAGAGTCAACATCATGG CTTCG caacaacatcaacaactacaacaactacaagaaaataactacaacagcaacagcaactacAGAAACAagtataacaacaactacaagaaCTACagcaataagtatatatacaactacaacATCttaaccagcaacaacaacaacaacaaccaaaacaactacaactacaagaATAACTACTACAGCTATAAGaattacaacaactacaacaactataagaattacaacaacaacaacaactgcaacaactccaaca aactacaacaactacaacaacacaacaactacaactataagaacaaatacaacaactacagcaactgCAACAAAaccaactacaaaaacaacaacaacaaaaacaagtactacaataacaactgcaacaactacaataacaacaagaactacattaacaacaaaaccaacacatCCACTTATCACAATGAAATTGATTAA